The following proteins come from a genomic window of Helicobacter canadensis MIT 98-5491:
- a CDS encoding HD domain-containing protein: MKKPTLSIALLQKIFVAANIRRWNDQATPVEFYELDKQAHKIVIAYLLAHFEEIENGKKIDWERLILQFCYEFFERIILTDIKPPVFHKLTQTHNKELVDFVCKELEEDLSGFAFFESMRKYLYGEVENLEKEILKASHYYASKWEFDIIYHFNPKMYDVQNIKNIIDKQVEEHYHLAGIRQIVLYEDMRELVAMFGQLRFQKRWSQTPRVPPTSVLGHTLIVALCAYLLGYDLGFCRQMQINHFLCGLFHDLPEILTRDIISPIKRSVEGLDEFIKQIEEEEVREKILSKVPEAIKKDILYFTQNEFANRYKTTKGVVYLPKGEEFLEKYNQDSCCAIYGEFLKFCDHLSAFLEARISMRHGISSRELEEGARNLEYLYNAKTISGVDLGYLFREFKA, translated from the coding sequence ATGAAAAAACCTACACTTAGTATCGCCTTATTGCAAAAAATTTTTGTAGCCGCTAATATAAGGCGTTGGAATGATCAAGCCACCCCTGTAGAATTCTATGAATTAGATAAACAAGCCCATAAAATTGTAATAGCTTATCTTTTGGCACATTTTGAAGAAATTGAAAATGGCAAAAAGATTGATTGGGAGCGGTTAATTTTGCAGTTTTGTTATGAATTTTTTGAACGCATTATTCTTACAGATATTAAACCTCCCGTATTTCATAAACTTACACAAACACATAATAAAGAACTTGTAGATTTTGTATGCAAAGAATTGGAAGAAGATTTAAGTGGGTTTGCCTTTTTTGAATCAATGCGGAAATATTTGTATGGAGAGGTTGAGAATCTTGAGAAAGAGATTCTTAAAGCCTCGCATTATTATGCTTCAAAATGGGAATTTGATATTATTTATCATTTTAATCCTAAAATGTATGATGTGCAAAATATTAAAAATATCATCGATAAGCAAGTAGAAGAGCATTATCATTTAGCTGGGATTAGGCAGATTGTGCTGTATGAGGATATGAGAGAGCTTGTAGCGATGTTTGGGCAGCTTAGGTTTCAGAAGCGTTGGAGTCAGACTCCAAGGGTTCCGCCTACTTCAGTTTTGGGACATACTTTAATTGTGGCACTTTGTGCGTATTTGCTAGGCTATGATTTGGGATTTTGTCGGCAAATGCAGATTAATCACTTTTTGTGTGGATTATTCCACGATTTACCAGAGATTTTAACGCGAGATATTATTTCTCCTATTAAACGCAGTGTGGAAGGTTTAGACGAATTTATAAAGCAAATTGAAGAAGAAGAGGTGAGAGAAAAGATACTCTCAAAAGTTCCAGAAGCTATTAAAAAAGATATTTTGTATTTTACACAAAATGAATTTGCAAATCGTTATAAAACGACTAAAGGAGTTGTGTATTTACCTAAAGGTGAAGAATTTTTAGAAAAATACAATCAAGATTCTTGTTGTGCTATTTATGGAGAATTTTTAAAATTTTGTGATCATTTGAGTGCATTCTTAGAAGCTAGAATCTCTATGCGACACGGGATTTCAAGCAGGGAATTAGAAGAAGGTGCAAGAAATTTGGAATATTTATATAATGCAAAGACAATAAGCGGAGTGGATTTAGGCTATTTATTTAGGGAATTTAAGGCTTAA
- the hypE gene encoding hydrogenase expression/formation protein HypE — protein MKQSIITLSHGSGGVESQKLISELFYPFLEGCVIGNGEDAGIGELDSISQGKFAISTDGYTISPLFFPGGDIGKLSICGSCNDVAMMGAKPKYLSASFMIEEGFLIDDLKKILDSFGKTLKASGAKLLSGDTKVLPKGTLDKIFITTTAFGEFLYPHLQISAFNIPQDCCILVSGEIGNHGAVVYSKREEISLQSNLESDCQLLYPSLEELFKNNLSIYALRDATRGGIASVLNEWANASHIGIEIEEETLPIKDEVRGICELLGFEAWNLANEGMCVLAIAKEDSKKALEILKRTPAGKNATIIGYTTSTNLNKVVLKTAYGAKRFLDYPSGELLPRIC, from the coding sequence ATGAAACAATCCATCATTACTCTAAGTCACGGAAGCGGAGGCGTAGAATCTCAAAAACTTATTTCAGAGCTTTTTTATCCTTTTTTGGAAGGTTGTGTAATAGGCAATGGAGAAGATGCAGGCATTGGTGAGTTAGATTCTATCTCTCAAGGAAAGTTTGCTATTAGCACTGATGGTTATACAATCTCTCCACTATTTTTTCCCGGTGGAGATATTGGAAAATTAAGCATTTGTGGAAGTTGCAATGATGTAGCAATGATGGGTGCAAAACCTAAATATTTAAGTGCTAGTTTTATGATTGAAGAAGGGTTTTTAATAGATGATTTAAAAAAGATTCTCGATTCTTTTGGAAAAACTCTCAAAGCAAGTGGAGCAAAACTCCTTTCAGGAGATACCAAAGTCTTACCAAAAGGAACGCTAGATAAGATTTTTATCACCACCACTGCTTTTGGAGAATTTCTCTATCCACATTTACAGATTAGTGCTTTTAATATTCCGCAAGATTGTTGCATTTTAGTAAGTGGAGAGATTGGAAATCACGGAGCAGTAGTGTATTCTAAACGCGAAGAAATTTCCTTGCAAAGTAATTTAGAAAGCGATTGTCAATTACTCTATCCAAGCCTAGAAGAGCTTTTTAAAAATAATCTTTCAATCTATGCTTTACGCGATGCGACAAGGGGCGGAATTGCAAGTGTCCTAAATGAATGGGCAAATGCTTCACATATCGGAATTGAAATAGAAGAAGAAACTTTGCCTATCAAAGATGAAGTGCGTGGAATCTGTGAGCTTTTAGGTTTTGAAGCGTGGAATCTTGCTAATGAGGGAATGTGCGTATTAGCTATTGCAAAAGAAGATTCTAAAAAAGCCCTAGAAATCTTAAAACGAACTCCAGCAGGAAAAAATGCTACTATAATCGGCTATACCACTTCCACAAATCTTAATAAAGTTGTCTTAAAAACCGCCTATGGCGCGAAACGATTCTTAGATTATCCAAGTGGAGAATTACTTCCTAGAATCTGCTAA